Genomic DNA from Shouchella patagoniensis:
ACTAACTGAGCGCTACCGTGCAATAATGAGCTCTGAAAAAGCTTCTACTGACCAATGGCTTGAAGCTCATGAAACCGCACATAATTTGGGTCTACGTACACATTCTACGATGCTTTATGGTTCTGTTGAATCAAAAGAAGAACGCTTAATTCATATGAAACGTGTACGCGAATTACAAGATCGTACAAATGGATTTATGGTATTTATTCCACTTGCCATGCAACCAAAAAATATAAAAGCGGGTTTAAACCGTCGTACATCAGCGTATGATGACATGCGGACGATTGCAATTAGTCGCTTAATGCTCGATAATTTCCCACATATAAAAGCATACTGGATTAATATTGGCGTGCAACTTACGCAAATGGCTCTCACTTTCGGGTCAAGTGATATACATGGTACATTAATTGAAGAACGTATTTCTCACTCTGTTGGCGCGCTTACATCATCAGGTATTACGCGCAAAGAACTGATTCATATGATTAAAGGAGCTGGAAAAAATCCAGTTGAACGCGACACATTCTACAATCATATTAAAGAATATTAAAGAAAAAACTGCATCTCCATTGTTGGTAAAATCTAACAATGAAAGATGCAGTTTTTTTGATATTTAATGTGCTAATTGAATAGGAGGAACTTACACGTATACTTTTCCTGTGCATACATATTCAGCTGGTCCATTCATTAGTACATCTCCGTTTTCCTGCCACTTGATCTCTAAATCGCCTCCAAGCAAGTGTACTATAATGGGTTCTCCACGATTTGAATAACCATTTAATACACTTGCTACCACAGCTGCACACGCACCTGTACCACATGCCTGAGTGATGCCAGAACCTCTTTCCCACACTCGGAAATTTAGTTCTGTTTGACTTATTACTTCTACCCATTCAGCGTTCACCCATTCCGGGAAAACGGAATTCTTTTCAATTAAAGGACCAAGCTCTGTGACTGGAGCCTGATCAATCGCATCAACAAACATAACCGCGTGCGGATTCCCCATTGATACAGCGGTAATATTCACTGTCTCCTCACCTGCTTTTATCGGCTGATTGATTACAGAATCTGCTGCAACTCCTGACATGGGGATTGCGGCAGGGTCTAGACGAGGTTTGCCCATATTAATAGAAACCGTTTCAACGATATTTAGATCATTTGGATAAACAGTAGCTGAAACTGGCCCGCCTAGCGTTTCAATTGTAAATGTCTTCTGATCTACTATTCCTTGTTCAAAACTATATTTAGCAACACATCGCAAGCCATTTCCGCAATTTTTCGCTTCAGAACCATCGCTATTAAACACGCGCATTTTAACCGCACAAGAATCCGATGGAGCAATTACAATCATGCCATCGCCACCAATCCCTCGATTTGGATCGGCAACCTGAATCGCAGTTTCAGCCATTCGCTCTTCGGGTAAAGTTTCTTTGAACAAGTTAATATAAATATAGCTATTCCCTAACCCATGCATTTTAGTAAATTTAATCACTTTTTCACTTCCTTAATGGTTCGTTTGCCCAAAAATAATCTGAATCAGCCTCCAGAATCGTCATCACACCATGGCAACACGGCATGACCAAGCGTACTTTAAAATGTTCTTTTGCAAGCTTTAACTCTTTTTGTTTCATATGTGTCAATACATGCTCTTCGCCGCAGTAAGGGCAAGCTTCAACATAAATATCTTTGCCTTGCAATTCATAAGGCCAAGTATGACTAAATGGCAAAAAATCCATCCGGGAATGCTCCTTTTTTGGTAGACAAAAAGACCGCCCAGCTTTATGCCTGCGCAGGCCCTGTCCCTTTGTTTTTCAAGCTCTGCTTTTGCAATCTATTAAAACATTGGATTTTCTTCTAAATGATTATAAATATTGGTGACTAGCTCTTCAGCTGTCTCACCAGATACAAAGTCTCCATTCACTAATGCAAAATGGTCAAGTGCACATGTTCCGCAATGATTTAAACACCCGTACTCAATAATGTCAAGGTTTGGATCTTTTTCAAGCTCCTCCATCGCATCATGTGAACCGCTTGCCAAATTGCTTAAACAAAATTCAATAATCGGTCTCATCTGCGGTCACCTCATCGTTATGCTACTCTGTCTGCTTCGTAAAGTCAATCATCGGTGCTCTTATGTAACTATTACTGAAACGGAATCGATGTTTTGTAACAAAACGTTCAAAAATGGGTTGTCGAAAAAGGATCAAATCGGTATAATCAGAACTGACCAAGGTCATTTTCAAGTTGCTGAACGATTAAAAACGAGGTGAAGTTGGCACGTACTTCATATGGCCAACACTTATGAAAACAATACAACGTAAAACGAAAACCCGCTTAGCAATTTTAACTGCCGCTGTGGCTTTATTTTACGAAAAAGGCTATCAATTAAC
This window encodes:
- the mqnE gene encoding aminofutalosine synthase MqnE, whose protein sequence is MSVLLTDTKLHGVKEKVLNGERLSIEDGLTLYETPDLLGVAQLANLVNERKNGQNVYFIENLYINPTNVCEANCGFCGFKRKPGEEGAYTMDEEALLKYVADRWNDNIREFHIVGGHNNEVGFDYYVNTVKTLKKHYPQVTVKAYTGAEIEFFSRLAGISMKEVIQTLMDAGLSTLTGGGAEILTERYRAIMSSEKASTDQWLEAHETAHNLGLRTHSTMLYGSVESKEERLIHMKRVRELQDRTNGFMVFIPLAMQPKNIKAGLNRRTSAYDDMRTIAISRLMLDNFPHIKAYWINIGVQLTQMALTFGSSDIHGTLIEERISHSVGALTSSGITRKELIHMIKGAGKNPVERDTFYNHIKEY
- the dapF gene encoding diaminopimelate epimerase, with protein sequence MKFTKMHGLGNSYIYINLFKETLPEERMAETAIQVADPNRGIGGDGMIVIAPSDSCAVKMRVFNSDGSEAKNCGNGLRCVAKYSFEQGIVDQKTFTIETLGGPVSATVYPNDLNIVETVSINMGKPRLDPAAIPMSGVAADSVINQPIKAGEETVNITAVSMGNPHAVMFVDAIDQAPVTELGPLIEKNSVFPEWVNAEWVEVISQTELNFRVWERGSGITQACGTGACAAVVASVLNGYSNRGEPIIVHLLGGDLEIKWQENGDVLMNGPAEYVCTGKVYV
- a CDS encoding YuzB family protein; the protein is MRPIIEFCLSNLASGSHDAMEELEKDPNLDIIEYGCLNHCGTCALDHFALVNGDFVSGETAEELVTNIYNHLEENPMF